A genomic region of Lasioglossum baleicum chromosome 16, iyLasBale1, whole genome shotgun sequence contains the following coding sequences:
- the LOC143216896 gene encoding uncharacterized protein LOC143216896: protein MWQNYYNRMATKIQAAWRGYWVRKTVLNISAMRRWLETVYKKNGETVKNMNRFKYNEIRNRERSLELESMQWVLFILFKLHHLLRTKQRPGVVTRIDKSSFTFIEEMLKCFEYRKYTGFPYEKQEKMQRRKNRELKEAALHQQCEVVSRPTTRSGKRGKLENRPKENVELEDPCRMKELYDKIKNMDCQLDRFQLRCPVHATVLASQTTG, encoded by the exons ATGTGGCAGAATTATTACAATCGAATGGCGACGAAGATCCAAGCGGCGTGGCGAGGTTACTGGGTCAGGAAGACGGTCCTCAATATCTCGGCGATGCGACGATGGCTGGAAACCGTTTACAAGAAGAACGGCGAGACTGTGAAGAACATGAACAG GTTCAAGTACAACGAGATCAGAAACCGCGAGCGTTCGCTGGAGCTCGAATCGATGCAGTGGGTCCTCTTCATTCTCTTCAAG CTTCATCATCTGCTGCGAACGAAGCAACGACCGGGCGTGGTCACCAGGATCGACAAGAGCAGCTTCACGTTCATCGAGGAGATGCTGAAGTGCTTCGAGTACAGGAAGTACACCG GTTTCCCGTACGAGAAGCAGGAGAAGATGCAGCGCAGGAAGAACAGAGAACTCAAGGAGGCGGCGTTGCACCAGCAGTGCGAGGTCGTTTCGAGACCAACGACGCGATCAGGGAAAAGAGGAAAACTGGAAAATCGACCAAAAGAGAATGTCGAACTCGAAGACCCCTGTAGGATGAAGGAGCTGTACGACAAGATCAAGAACATGGACTGCCAACTGGACCGATTCCAGCTGAGGTGTCCTGTGCACGCTACCGTACTCGCGAGTCAGACGACTGGATGA